aaactatttcatttattacgcaacgcagagaatacactatttgaacacttacccaaactaattcagcaaaatgtagtcatgtaactactgttctgaggttggtttttcattatagcacccaaatgagtgttataatgaatattatgctacctatttgagttgcataatgttcaataAAGCATcaatttcgttggtatggaaaagtaggccgttttatcattaAAACGCTAACTGTAAACTGTTCGGACTGAATTTTTTAGCAGCGGAACCGTAGTTTCAGGGCAACTTTAACTAGAATGTATTTCGAGATTAGGTTTATGCTTAGCTCAAACAATGTGATTACTTACAAATCTTCAGTAAATATCTGAGTTCATTCAATTCCTCTCTTAGCTGGCAGGTTTACTATAAGTTTGTAACTGTTGTTAAGTACACGGcgattaattaattattttctaaTAGGCAATTCGGTTTACCTTACCCGTTCGTATATAGATTTTAGGTTATTAGTTTAGGAGAGCAGATACTCGTTGTTATCAAGGTGCACTTAAGAAATCTGGAATTTCAATAGTtacaataatttaatttatcatATAAGATATCTACTATAGTGAGTTGTAGCTCACACTCAGAAGAAACGAGTTATTCCAATATATGTACTAAATTATTCTCAATATTTAGTTAATTTTCCGAATCTCAAATCAACTTGAAGTGAATCTATATGATAGCAACAAATCAAGACGTTGGTTTTTATCATTCCTCCTATTCGCGCTGAATCATTATCTATTGTTATCGCTATGTCAGTTAGGTACCCAGTGGGCAGAATATAGCAGGGCCTCTAACGCAACGTATGAAAGATGCCTCAGTAATTATTGGCGTTTCTTGCCGTCACATTCCCCCTCCCGTGAACGACTTGCATTCTCTGGTCCTGGTTCATCATGTCCTATGACGTCAAGGAGCGCTAATTTCACCGCCGGTCGGCGGTACAGTCCTCCCGCAGTTCGTACCCATGCTTGACGAATCTTGCCATCTGCACCCGGGATTACCTTCTCAATTCGTCCACGTGTCCATTGATTCCGCACCGCACCATTTACTACGAGTACCAAGTCCCCAATAGCAATTTCCCTTACATCGTCGAACCATTTGGATTGTCGCGATATGACCGGCAAGTACTCTTTCAGCCATCTTCTCCAGAAGCCGTCAGCCATATGCTGTGCCAGTTTCCAGCTACTCCGTAGAGTCGCTCGATATTCTATTGGTAACACCGGTAATAGCTTAACGCCACTGGAACTTCCGAGCAAGAAATGGTTCGGCGTGAGGGACTCTTGATTTGCTGACTCCAGTGGGATgtatgtcaatggtcgtgaatTTATTATTCCTTCTGCTTCAATTATTACGGTTTCTAGAGTCTCATCATCAGGCTTTCTGGTAGATTCGAGAAATCCACCTATGGCTAGTTTTACTGAGCGAACCATGCGTTCCCACGCCCCACCCATGTGAGGAGCGCCTGGAGGGTTGAACGACCATTTTGTATTGCCATTGGTGAAAACTTCTGCTAACCTTTGATCACGTTTTTCTATTTGTTTTCTCAGTTCATTGTTGGCTCCGTGAAAGTTTGTCCCATTATCGCTGAATATCTCTGCTGGCGCTCCACGTCTCGTAACGAATCTGCGTATCGCCAATATGCATGACTCCGTCGAGAGGGTGTGCACTACTTCCATATGCACTGCACGAATGCTCAGGCAAGTGAACAGCGCGATCCATCTTTTGGTGTTGCTCCGACCTTGCTTCACGAGTATTGGACCAAAGTAGTCTACGCCAACGTACGTAAAGGGACGAATAAACGGGGTGAGACGTACCTTCGGTAGCGGAGCCATTGCTGGTGACTTAGGAGCAGCTTTCCATACTAGGCACCACATACATGTTTTTGACACTTTTGCTACCAATGCTCGCATTTTTGGGATTTGAACGCGCTGTCTCATCTCGTTGATAATTGTTTCCCGATTTGCATGTTTATACCGACGATGATACCAATCTACCAGAAGAACCGTGATTGGAGATTGCTGTGGTAGTATTACTGGATACTTTGCTTCGTATGGCACGTGTGTAGCTAACTCCAGGCGACCTCGCATACGCAATAATCCTGACTTATCCATAAACGGACACAGCTTATATATTTTACTTGTCCTGCATACAGTAGTAGACCCCTTCTCGTCGAGTTGTTTCTTTTCCGCAGTATAATATTCGTTTTGTGCTTGCTTCCAAAGGCTTCGCTCCGCAGTGACCAGTTCATGTTTAGTAAGTGTTCCTAATTCTAGTGAGTATCCGAGCCTTTTCCGTTTGATGTTGTCGATAAACCGATGAACGTATCCTATCGTTCTATGGAGCCGCTCCCAGCGACTAAAACGAGTTGGCTCCACGAGGGGTTGGGAGATGGTGACATGAAAGTTGCAGGTTCGAAATTCTTCTGTAGTTGAATGGAATGTTTGCTGTTGTGTTGGCCACATATTTTCCGGCTGACGCAGGAATTCTGGTCCACCAAACCACACACTTTGTTCGCTGAAACAGGGACCCGATCCCCACTTTGTTGCGAGATCAGCTACATTTGATTTAGTGGGGATCCACCGCCATTCACTTACTTGCGTCGATGATAAGATTTCCGCTACACGGCAGCCTACGAATTGATGGTACTTGCGGTGATCAGAGTTAATCCAGGCCAATACTGTTCGAGAGTCGGTCCAGAGCACACGTTTGGTTACGAGAATGCCATGCATGCCGATGACACTGTTCATCAATCGCGTACCTAAAACAGCGGCTTGTAGCTCTAAGCGTGGAATGGACAGCATTTTCAAAGGTGCTACTTTCGATTTTGCCGATACTAGGGTAGCTTCCGCACCTGCTGGTGTTTCCACGCGAAAGTACACTACGCTTGCGTAGGCGGATTCGCTAGCGTCTACAAACACATGGACCTGTAGCGTAGAGTATGTTGCTGATTCACCGCCGGCAAAATAGCAGCGAGGGATACGGAGTAAGTTTAATTGCTGAAGATGTCCGCACCACATTTTCCATCGTCCATTGAGATCTTCACTGATGTTGTCGTCCCATTCGATGCCAGATGCCCATACATCTTGCATAAGGATCCTTCCGTGGATTAAGAAGAACGTGATCAGGCCTAGCGGGTCGAAGAGACTCATGACGACCCGAAGCACTTCCCGTTTTGTTGGAATGTGGGCATCGGATAAAACGTTCTGTAGATTCTCTCGTGCCTCAAATGAAAAGGTAAAAGAATCACTAGCTGGTATCCATTTCATTCCCAGAACAGATTGGGAATACTCGTCCATTCCTGTTTGAACCACCTTTTCCATAGACGTTGATTGAGATCCGATACTATTTGCGATCTCACActtatttgaaagaaaattgcGTATTTCGAACCCTCCTCTTGCATGGATCTCCTTGACTTGTCGCCCTACCAGGATGGCTTCTTCCATCGAGCCAAAGCTGTCAAGATAGTCGTCGACATAATGATGACGAATAATTGCATCCGTTGCCTTTGGGTACATGTTCACGAACTCTCGTgcattgagatttttgacataTTGTGCTGAGCTTGGTGAACAGGTAGATCCAAAGATCGCTACATCCATCACGAACGTCGAAGGCTTCAGTTCCGGGCGATCTCGCCATAGGAACCGTTGGAATTGTCGGTCCTCTTCTCGAATCTTGATGCGATGGAACATTTCCTTTATGTCGGCTGCTATGGCGTATTGGAACTTGCGAAAATGGCTCAGAACTGCTGGTAGCGACGTTAGCATGTCTGGCCCTCTCAATAGGAAAGAGTTGAATGATACACCATCCACTGTTGCTCTTGCATCCATGATCAGACGAACCTTGTTCTTCTTAGGATTGATGACTACCCCAATTGGAAGGTACCAACTTTTTTCTGGCCTTTGGGTTGAAAGCTCTGTGGCTTCATGTGCATATTGTTTCTCTACGTAATCACGGATTATTTTACCCACACATTCGTACAGATGTTCCTCCTTAGTACAGTTTCCTCTCGAGGCTACATAGTCTTCTGTAGGCCATGCCGTAGCTTTGCGGGAGCTCCACGTTGTCCGTTTTCCAGAGGAGCCCAGTTTCGAATCCGGTTGGTACCCTTCGAGTTGTCCTATCGAGTACTTCTCGCGCACGTTTCTCGTCTTCCGATTCCAATTGTGCTATTGGGGAG
The nucleotide sequence above comes from Armigeres subalbatus isolate Guangzhou_Male chromosome 3, GZ_Asu_2, whole genome shotgun sequence. Encoded proteins:
- the LOC134221813 gene encoding uncharacterized protein LOC134221813; translation: MAPLPKVRLTPFIRPFTYVGVDYFGPILVKQGRSNTKRWIALFTCLSIRAVHMEVVHTLSTESCILAIRRFVTRRGAPAEIFSDNGTNFHGANNELRKQIEKRDQRLAEVFTNGNTKWSFNPPGAPHMGGAWERMVRSVKLAIGGFLESTRKPDDETLETVIIEAEGIINSRPLTYIPLESANQESLTPNHFLLGSSSGVKLLPVLPIEYRATLRSSWKLAQHMADGFWRRWLKEYLPVISRQSKWFDDVREIAIGDLVLVVNGAVRNQWTRGRIEKVIPGADGKIRQAWVRTAGGLYRRPAVKLALLDVIGHDEPGPENASRSREGECDGKKRQ